TGCAAAAGTTAATATCTTATAATCAAAACACACCTTAGTTGCTAACTGTTTCCTTAGAGCTTTCCCTCCCGCAGATTTGCGAGCAGTTTGCTTAGTACGAGCCATTGCTTCAAATTAATCTACAAATGAAAAGGAACTGTAATCAGAAAAATAGTGATTAAAATCAAGAAGTTGACAAAACTAAGCAAATTTATGAAATCAGTAAAACTGGGATTAGGGTTTCTAACTTTACCTGAACGAAAGAAGAGAAGGGAATCTGTTTGGAATAAACTATGAAGAGATGAGAACGAGGAAGAAATATTCGGGGTATTTATAATAGACGAAGGGAATGAGCAGCGAACCGTGTGGCTTCTTCGGATTGGTTGATTTTAGCTCTCTCGGATCGTCAAAACATGGTAAAACACCCGTAAATACTAAAACCTCCATCTTTCTTCCAGCCTATCTGACTGGCTCGATATCTTTCGCTGCCTCTGGAGATCGTCGTGGATGGCTCATGTACTGGTGCGAGACTTTGACCCTAGTTGGACTTGGATTGCCTTTGATTCCAAGATTAAGGCATCCTctttttttatgttatttttaaTTGAGGGAGGATCCCTCACCCTCCTATTCTCAAACTATCTCTCATTTTGaacactaatttttttttatgaaaaccaAACGATAGAGTATTTGAAATTAATATTTTCAAGACATGTTCGTTTTACAAAGCTCTATTTATCCATAAAAAATGAGCACACTCTGAAATATATAATTCCGTGATCTACTACTTTAAAAATTAACGTATTTTCAACCGTATattggtagatggtgaggttAGGTATTTTGGAATGTGATCCTTTTTGATGGGTAACACAAGCATATCTCCAAAATATCCTGGCGTTATTAGGGgcgacacaaaaagacaaaataggttgaaaatacttatatgtcccttcataatcagtagtttagaaagaaaaaaattatctACCTATTGTGATTATGTTCTTCTCTTCCtagcttttttttttaaataattaaattTGGGGCttgtaccataatcggtaggcaataaacatcatgaaactaccgattctgAAAATGGAGAAATCCAACATTCCATTGGTTTCTGAAAAATCTGAATTTAgggctactaccataatcggtagataatgaacgtAATGCAATTACTGATTGTACAATCGAtaggcaataaacatcatgaaactaccaaTCGCCAAGCAAAAACTTGTCGGGATTGAGCTTAAGCTGAAATTTTCGAAGACGTTGAAACACCTTTCTTAGGACACCTACATGATCCTTGCTATGTATATATTTTGCCACCATGTCATTTACATATATTTCCATCTCtctgtgcatcatgtcgtggcaAATGGTGGTCATGACTCGTTGGTATGTGGCTCCGGCTTTTTCAATCCGAAAGGCATGACTACGTAACAAAATATTCCCCATGGATTGATGAAGGATGTTTTGGTCATGTCTTCTTCTGCCATTCTaatctgattatatccggagAAGCCATCCATGAATGAAAGACACCCTTTCCCGGAGGTATTATCGACTAAGATATCGATATGTGGCAACGGGAAATCATCCTTCGGACTAGCATTGTTCAGGTTGCGGTAATCAATGCACATCCTTACCTTTCCGTCTTTCTTCGGAACAGGTACGACGTTAGCCATCCATTTCCGTGTAAGTAACTGCTCTGAGAAAGCCTGCGTTGAGCTGCTTTTCCACTTTTTCTTTGACTTTTAAGGTACATTCTAACCTTAGTCTCCTGAGCTTTTGCTTGACCGGCTTTACATCTGGATAAGTCGGCAAATGATGAACCACCAAATCAGTATCTAATCTAGGCATGTCTTCGCAAGACCAGGCAAAGATATCCTCGAACTCAGTGAGTATCTTGATCATCTCCGTCATTTCTTCAGCGGATAATATTGTTCCAATCTTGAAATTTCGTGGTTGTTCTTCTGTCCTCAAGTTGATTATTTCGTCTTCGATGAATTGTGgctctttttcatgtttttcgACACTATTTTGGATCTCTTCTGGAACATCTTCCAGGCAGATtatcatttcttcatcctcatacTCAAAATTTCCCGCAATATTATCTTCCAAATCCAAGACGTCATATTGATTCACATTCTTTCATTTTTGATATCATGCtttctatatttttttgtttttcaaaattttcatttttttttggattttctttAAAATTAAAGGTGCATTAAAAATACAAATACCATCCTCCAGGGCCCACGAGGATTCTTGCGGTTCATCCTTCCTTAGTTGTGGACCCTCATCATCATTCCTACcaggttgtttttgtttttttcctttggTGTCTGAAGAAGTTCCGACATCCTCTGCATCTTCATCGAGAGTTATCATGCAGATGCTTTAATGACACGACTTCCCCATTCTTCTGGCGTTGATCCTCCATAATTTTTCTCTTTGCTCTTCAATGTGTTGTTCCAGGTTTTGATTAATCACCTCGGGGAAAATCTCCGAAAAATGTCCGATAAAAGCATTGATCGTTTCCGGCCACGTTGCATGCCGAACGTGGTCATTCGTTGAATACCATACTGATGCACCGTCTGTTAAGCTTTTTCTGTATTGTTTCAAATATTCTCCGTTTATTTCTAACGGTTTCATGGACCACAAGAATGATTTGAGGTGCTTAATTGGAGAGCCTTTACTGTTATAGATAGGGAGTTTTTTCCTTCTAGGAAATTACAATCCTAAGCATGTAACGACCATGCATTCCTGGATTGTTTCTTCAGTTTCTTGGGTTGGGCTAGCTGGACTCTCCTTTTGCTTAGGAACTTCCAGTTCACACCCATCTTCTCCTTCATGTACGCTGGATTTGCCTGCGCTGTTAGTATGAGATGGAGAAAAAAAATGACTTACCCCTTCATAAACAGGTTCTTTGGATTCCTTTCTTTTGCTAGAACTTCATTCTGCTATTACGGGTGCAATCTTTGTTGATGTGGTTGGTACTGGAAACTGTTATTCTCCCTTACGGATAGACCACTTTTGAAAGGATGGCTGGCGTCTCCAATCAATCCCTTGATCTTCTTGCTTCTTTCTGAAGGTTGTAGAGTTTCCTCGGGTCGAGATGTATCCTAAGCCGGACGTATCGAATGCCTTCTTTCCAAATATCAATATTGGTTGTGTAGGCCCTTGTTGTCGGAGCCCAAGTCCCATCCCAGGGAAGAACTTGCATTTTTGAAGCATTTTTGGAATGTTTTGGTTCCGATATTTGAATTGACTCGTACACGCACGACTACTTTTCACTCCGGCTTCACCCTCATGTCGGATTTCCTCTATATAATTATGAATTTTCGGGACCATGTTCACATAAACTTGATGGGCCCTTATTTCATTCTCACCATCATCTGCATGTATAGTTATTAGTTTATTATCCATCCAGAACCTGGCTTTCTGGTGAAGGGATGATGCGCCAATCTCGTTCTTCTGCATCCATGGTCGCCCTAGCAGGAGGTTAAAACTCGCGGCGATATCCATTTCTATCGTTCGATAACAGTGATTCTGTGACGCTTATAAGCGTTGCAGTTTCccgattttcaccattttctccattttctcttcattgtaaacaccatttgagcttaataaaatattttgagaggtatttcaccatgatgagctaaacccagcACTAGGACAACGGAGAAATCTGTATTTCATCCATGCGGTAatttaaataattctttttgcaccaattttagttgaattaagattttaagatTTTCTATAATGCAGAGCTTGTTATGGTAAGATATTTAATATCTGTAAGAATGATGCGTTGTTTGATTATGGTCAGAGTGAGGAAAACATCCCCAATAAATATCATGCGTGGATGATTTTCAGCTACCCCTTAACACAATCCTAAATATTGTTAAAGAAACTTGGTTGTATCTTTATCACGCTTTACTTCTATTGGTGGCTAGTGGTGTTGCATATCTTTATCATGCTTTACAGCTGATTCAGTTGATGTGGTGTTTATTCTGCAGAGTAAAAATAAGGGGAAGTTTACAGTGGTGTTAATGCCCGATGGAAAATCCTTCTTGGGCAGAAGAAAGAAGTACGACAAGAAACCAAGAATGAAGCTTGTTTGGAGATTACGATATTTATGATTATTAGAAAGGAGTCCTAAATCTGCTGCTGGTGTTGAATTGTACTTCATCATGCTTCTCCATGTTAAACCACCAATAGCTTCTTGTTGATTTACCTTTGATTGCTTGAGTTTTATAATTTTGCCATCTCATTTTAAAAACTGGCGTGTCTCTGTAGAGGATAGAAAGTAAATTAAGATATTATGGCACGACCTGAACGGGGATAAATAATTGTTGAGATGCTCAGATGCATAATGTTAATTCATTTGGGAATGGTGGTAATTTCACAGTGCTTCCATCTCCGTACTCTTGCTAGCACATAGATACATAGGTCTAGTATAATAGGTTAGAATCGAACCCAGGGTGTTATTGTCGCGCTAAATGTCCTTACATTGGAAAAGGCTTGGTTGGATGAGACAGACGTGGTAATATACAGACTGTGAATAAGGGTAATGTAGTTATGTACTTTTTTTCTCTCTATCACTCTTTTCAGATTATCGTTGTTATCTAAAGTGAATAAGGGTAACTGAGTTCCTCATGCACTCAACAGTCACCCAAGGCAAACCCATGAAATTGTAACTCTGATGTTGTTAGCATAGACTGTGTTTAGTAAGTGTCCTGACAATTTTTTATGAATTTTAGGTGCTGTAAGTGAGCGCAAGACGGATGGCTCTGTGCTTATTGTAAACAGTGGAGGACTGAACCAACAATGAACTGGGGGTAACTGAAGCTTTTCCTTATCCCGCATCCAAATCTGTCATATGTTTGATGCCTCTTAGTTATGGGGGATGGTTTATTAGTTGATTACAAGTGCTTTAGTGCTTCTTACTTCGCAACAGAAACATTTCTCTCTATTTCTGAACTCTATTTATATTTCCCTTCTTGCTTTGTAAGCTACAAGCTGTCCACTTCCTCCACATATTAAAGTACTTGGAATACCAATTTCACAACACTTTCAAAGTTGAACCCACAATAATTTCCCCCCCAATTCTGTACTCCTGTCCTCCAAGTGATTTTTAGggcatgatgaagaagaaatctcAGAGAAAGGCGGCCGGTGGTGCTGATGATGAACAGCCTTGCAGATTCAGAAAAAACTATTGCAAGAATGTCAGTGGTGATAACGATCTACAATTTTGTCAAAAACATTACAATTTTCACATCAATTTCTTAAGAAACAATCCTTCGATTATAAAGGAGTGTCATCGTCATCTTCTCGAGTCTTCAACTCCAGATCTAACCAATATTAacaaggaggagaagaagatgaagaagaagcagAATCAGAAGAGTTTCATACCACCAGATGAAGAACGTTGTTGTAGAAATGATAGAGTAATATGGAGATACAAGAGGAGGAGACATGCTACTGATGATACTAAATATTGCGAGAAACATATATTGTTAAGCAAAATAACAAGCAGCAGTGGAGACACTAGGGATTCAAATTGCTTGAAACGGCCGAAGAAGCGGCAGCTGACAGACCAACCATCTACTAGTAATCCTACCACCACCTGCTGTGAGTAACTCTAAACATACATTTCTTCCCTCTTTTCGTTTCGTTTGCTTCCAATTGAGAAATTTCCTAGTTTAATCTGTTGACCCCCCTTATGAATTATTCCAGTAATAATCACTGCAATGTCTATCTAATTGGGGATTTCTAGGTGCTCGTTCTGCCAAAATCGGTGCAAAGAGGAAAAAAGTCGAAAGAATTTCCGGACAACTAAAATCACCGACAGGAATCAGGGAAACTAGGGCCTCGAAACGGAGGAGGATGGTGTCGGAAGGTGATGGAACAAGTAATCAACCAGCTACAAATGATAACTGGGAGTGTGAGTAACTCT
This portion of the Papaver somniferum cultivar HN1 chromosome 11, ASM357369v1, whole genome shotgun sequence genome encodes:
- the LOC113323884 gene encoding ERC protein 2-like; this encodes MMKKKSQRKAAGGADDEQPCRFRKNYCKNVSGDNDLQFCQKHYNFHINFLRNNPSIIKECHRHLLESSTPDLTNINKEEKKMKKKQNQKSFIPPDEERCCRNDRVIWRYKRRRHATDDTKYCEKHILLSKITSSSGDTRDSNCLKRPKKRQLTDQPSTSNPTTTCCARSAKIGAKRKKVERISGQLKSPTGIRETRASKRRRMVSEGDGTSNQPATNDNWESDRRGDSAKIRAKRKKVRRTERSGELKSSTEISELVVELEKMDHCKTKCIELSVELEKKALELEQKELELEKIKVEKKVELEKKDLELEKMEVELEKMKVELVKKKVECTKLQAELAEAETRRTAARDEDASKYWKNKCSDLESLVMRMEIEYLTMRCEASRLTNLESLVLRNVNESSLLRCEELCNSEKI